CTGCTTGCAGTGCTGAACACAGCATCACTACGAGGAATGAATGTAACTCTGCTTTGCCTCTGCTTGCAGTGCTGAACACAGCATCACTACGAGGAATGAATGTAACTCTGCTTTGCCTCTGCTTGCAGTGCTGTACAGAGCATCACTACGAGGAATGAATGTAACTCTGCTTTGCCTCTGCTTGCAGTGCTGAACACAGCATCACTACGAGGAATGAATGTAACTCTGCTTTGACTCTGCTTGCAGTGCTGTGCAAGGAGGTTTGAGTGCACTTGCAGGTTAAGACAAGACAGACTCTAGAAAACCTCTCTTCAGTATCTCATTAAATGGAAATGTATTATGAACTGTATGATCACAGTGTTATGATACAAGGCAACAAGCCCAGAATTGAACTACGGAGAAAAGCCTACATAAATATAGTATTCCAGAATATTTGATTTGTTCTAATGTGTTGTTTTGCATCTGTTTGCAATCTCTACAGTCCGCAAACTATTttggtttctttgtttttgtttttattgttgccAATGGTACACGGTAACTGTTAGTGTTGgtagaaatgcactgttttaaaagtgactcaCCACCTGCAGTTTTAATATCACCTGGTGCTCTGCTGCAAATTCTTTTGCTGAGCAGCCATAACTTCTACCATTACATAAGCAAGATgggattatttatttttgctgaaatttTAAATGCTGACTTGCAAAATCAGTAGTGGTGTTCGCCAAGAGAACCCCAGAAACACTGTGTCTGAAAGTGCATGGTATCTTTTCATTGTAGTACAGCTTGCAATAACATTTAATCAGTGCAAGGCTGCAGTCAAGGGCGTAGACAGAATCCATTTAGTGGATCATTCCTTCAACAAAAGGCTTTGGGTAGAATGTGTTCATGAGGTAGATGCTGCAATGTGGTTTAAAAACTAGGATGCGTGTCATTGAGGTCATTCATCTGAGCTATGTTCATGACAATCTACACATTTTCAATAAAGGTATTAGCAGAGACAATAGTATATCAATCTGTGAGAGATAATAGATCACCTTAACCACCACTCCCTATGCCTTTGTCTGCAGTGTTCATTTCACTGCTTTACCTGTGCAGATATTACTACATTCCACATTCATGATTGTTAAAGGGATCCATGTGCTGGGCACTGCTGTACTTTGCCCTCAGGGCAGGCTGTTCATACATTTCACACTGGTTGTTGCAGGGCTTCGACCAGCTGCGGGTAGAAGGCTTACTCTGTGATGTGACGCTGCTACCTGGGGATGGGGAAGAAGCTTTTCCTGTTCATAGGGCAATGATGGCATCAGCCAGTGATTATTTTAAAGCCATGttcacaggtaaaaaaaaaataaaaaattctgccAGTACTgttatttaaagctgcagtgtaccGTAACCATGTCCTGTTTGTAGTGAAAGATGTTATGTGTAAAAGTCTAATCAAAGGTAGTGTGTTCATACATTGAAAGAGTAACCTAACTTGGATGTATTGTCCATGGTGTGGGGTAAAGTGAACCAAAGAACAGAAGATACATAAGGATTCTTAAAGCTGCCATTTATTAATGAATGTGTCTTGTTCTGCTGCCTTGCCTCACCCAGGTGGAATGAAGGAACAAGACCTTATGTGCATCAAGCTTCATGGAGTAAACCGAATAGGCCTCAAGAAGATTATTGACTTCATTTACACCGCGAAGCTCTCTCTTAACATGGAAAACCTGCAGGACACACTGGAAGCTGCCAGCTTCTTGCAGATCCTGCCAGTCCTGGACTTCTGTAAAGTGTTTCTCATATCGGGGGTAAGGCATCCCTTTCGTTTAGATATTTAACAGCATTCACTGATGATcttacacagacgtgctcaaatttgttggtacccttacagctcatcgaaataatgcttcattcctcctgaaaagtgatgaaattaaaagctattttatcatgtatacttgcatgcctttggtatgtcatagaataaagcaaagaagctgtgaaaggagatgaattattgcttattctacaaagatattttaaaatggcctggacacatttgttggtaccccttagaaaagataataaataattggattatagtgatatttcaaactaattagtttctttaattagtatcacacatgtcaccactcttgtaatcagttattcagcctatttaaatggagaaaagtagtcactgtgctgtttggtatcattgtgtgcaccacactgaacatggaccagagaacgcaaaggagagagttgtctgaggagatcagaaagaaaataatagacaagcatagtaaaggtaaaggctacaagaccatctccaagcagcttgatgttcctgtgacaacagttgcaaatattattaagaagtttaaggtccatggaactgtagccaacctccctgggcgcggccgcaagaggaaaatcgaccccagattgaacagaaggatagtgcgaatggtagaaaaagaaccaaggataactgccaaagagatacaagctgaactccaaggtgaaggtacgtcagtttctgatcgcaccatccgtcgctttttgagcgaaagtgggctccatggaagaagacccaggaggactccacttttgaaagaaaaacataaaaaagccagactggaatttgctaaaatgcatattgacaattatttgtttatttagcagacgcctttatccaaggcgacttacagagactagggtgtgtgaactatgcatcagctgcagagtcacttacaattacgtctcacccgaaagaccgagcacaaggaggttaagtgacttgctcagggtcacacagtgagtcagtgactgaggtgggatttgaaccggggacctcctggttacaagcccttttctttaaccactggaccacacagcatcctgacaagccacaatccttctaggagaatgtcctttggacagatgagtcaaaactggagctttttggcaagtcacatcagctctatgttcacagacgaaaaaatgaagctttcaaagaaaagaacaccatacctacagtgaaacatggagaaggctcggttatgttttggggctgctttgctgtgcctggcacagggtgccttgaatctgtgcagggcacagtgaaatctcaagactatcaaggcattctggagcgaaacgtactgcccagtgtcagaaagctctgtctcagtcgcaggtcatggctcctccaacaggataatgacccaaaacacacagctaaaagcacccaagaatggataagaacaaaacattggactattctgaagtggccttctatgagtcctgatctgaatcctatcgaacatctatggaaagagctgaaacttgcaaaactggagaaggcacccatcaaacctgagacagctggagcagtttgctcaggaagagtgggccaaactacctgttaacaggtgcagaagtctcattgagttttacagaaaacgtttgattgcagtgattgcctctaaaggttgtgcatcaaaatattaggttagcggtcccatcatttttgtccatgccattttcatttgttttcttatttacaatattatgttgaataaaaaatcaaaagcaaagtctgatttctattaaatatggaataaacaatggtggatgccagttacttttgtcagtttcaagttatttcagagaaaattgtgcattcttcgttttttgtggaggggtaccaacaaatttgagcacgtctgtatagctCGTGTTTGTCCTGGATTGGGGACTAGGTTGCTGTAGTTCATTATGGTCAAGCTAACGAGCTTCTTGGCATTAAGTTTCACTGtggcaccctgccacactgctgcAGTGCTGGGTCCTCCTTTGCCAATGATGGAGGTGTGAGAATCACAGTCTCATTGTGCCTGCACCAGCTGGTCTGTAGCTACAGATTCATCCTGTAGGGCAGCATACTGCTCAAATCAGAACGTATAGAGGAATGGTAATCTTCAGGCTTTTACTCATCCAAAATCTACAAATCTCTGTACTTTCAACAAATTGCCTTTAGATTTAAGttgttgttaaaatgtaaaatgtagaaATGCTTTCATTTTGAACACTTTTTCAGGACTGGCGTAGCGCCTAGGTTTGCTATAGAGCTCTTCATCTTGTAACAGTCTACACTCCCTGCTAGGTTCTAGGTTTCACATTATCCATCAAACAACACAAATAGCCTGTCAATTCCAGCGGACAGGGCTGTCATTAGACATTCATGTTGAACCATAGAGCCGGTTGTCTGCTGCCTTCAAAACAAAGTTTGAAAAATGACTGGACAAATACAAACCCAGTCTTTAATGGGGACTTATGTTTTTCCTTGTTTGTGTATATTCTGTTAACTATTGTTTTATGTGAGATAAAACTGTGGTTGTTTTCAGGTGATGTGTCTGTCTTATGCATTCTCTGTTGCACACAGTACAAGGGTGCCAATCTGTACATACTGTCGCAATCATGGAAGAATTTCACTGGGTACAACAGAAGAGAAAatgggtgtgtgggtgtgaaatgcatttcaatgttTAATTGCTTCTATTTCTATTCAGCCAtttagtgatttttatttttcccccccCACTTTAAATTGgttttataaatgttgaaaaataaatggGAGAGTTTTGCAGTGAATGGAGAGCTTGTTGAATTGGGCATCCATCTTGAAAACTAAGCACAGCTTCAGTATATTGGCTGGTGTAGACAATCACTGGGCCAGCTCCCTGAGAAATAGGTCAGAGACTTCAGTGAATCTCCTTGCTGGCTGCAGATTCCTTTGTCACCGAAAGGTTTCCTATTCTGCCTTGGAGCTGAAATGCACTTGTCTTAGTAATATGAGGCACACATTGAGCTTAATAGAAATAGCTAGACCTGAGCAGAAGACACAGCCATCGTTCTCTTTTGGCCCATTATTGATGACCTCTTAAATCTACATGCTTAACGTCCATTATTCCGTTGTCAGAAACATCCCACCCCACGGCACACAAGCAAGTCAATAATCTGAACTGAAAAAGACACACTTTGAAAGCTAGGATACTGGATGGTGTGGCCTCCTAGGTTTTGTAAATGATTTAGAACAGTTTGTCTCTTGTCTTCTCTGGGCTTCCAATGTTTGAATCACTCTTGATGAAGTATCTGTAATGTTGTCATTGCATTTCCTGGTTGTCTGCCTAAACCCTGGTTTATTTGTCAATGAGGGCTGTGCAGTATCAGCAGTGATTTAAAAAGCACAATTCCTGTACTGTAGAAATGAATTAGTCAATCACCTGATTCTTCTGTATTGTCAAGTTTATTACAGCAGTGAGCTGCAGGAATGGATCGTTTATTCCTTGCCTTGCCTCAAGCTACCACATGATTCACAGTACTCAATACATCcaacctgtcatgcacttccatttgctgTATACTGTAGgacttaaatgtgcagttttacatGTATGTTCTTTTTAAACATGATACCTGATACTAcagtaggttaaagaaatctgtttgcaagacTTACTTTCAGGTGGTATTGAACACCTTAGTTCATTTCACCTGGGCAGTGAAATTGTCTCTACTTCaacgccttctttcctgtcattaaccaaccagcttctcctattgactgacatcCTTTGCAGCCagcaacatgctttgaccccagaGACACTACTCAGGTGAAATGTGTGTAGCTCACAATGTCACAGTTGTAACCAGTGGGTGCTTTCATCTGGAGCATTTGCTATCAAAGTATATCCATGGGTTTTATGATAAAGGTATTAGGGCTGGTATTTCAGTAATTAAATGAATGCATTCTTTTTGTGTAGCAGCTAATTACATTTCCCCTTTTATTATATCCATTATCTGCATTTTAATTAGATATCATTAACAGATCTATACTAactgtataaatactgtattttattttaattgcataaTACTGGACTCCAACAAAGGGTGCGAGTGCATCGAAAATGCTTCCACCAACCATTGACCTGAGGAAAGGCTGTGCAGTTATTTCTGTTAACCGACAGATAtgttgctgatttaaaaaaaaataaatagattatagactgatgatgatgataatttaGCAGACACTTCCAAAGctacttgcagagactaggggatTAACAgctgctacagagtcacttacaataggactttgTTTTTTACGTCACGTCCATTTTATCAAAagcttgttgttgtttttcttgctaacgtatttaaaatgaatagataCTGCATGTAAAAACCACCAAGCAAGTTGGTATTCACATCATTTATTAAACAGAACTGCCTTCCAGTAACAGCCTTGGTTCTTCCCTAGCAatcactttttataaacaacttgTTTTGCTTtcctcattattttctttttcttctggaTTTCTTTTTAGGTTACTTTGGACAACTGTGTTGAAATTGGGCGCATTGCAAACACATACAACCTTACGGAGGTggataaatatgtaaataatttCATCTTAAAAAACTTCCTGTCCTTGCTGAGCAGTGGAGAGTTTGTGAAGCTCCCCTTTGACAGGCTAGCCTTTGTGCTTTCCAGCAACAGCCTCAAGCACTGCAGCGAGCTGGAGTTGTTTAAAGCTGCCTGCCACTGGCTACGTTACGAAGACTCCAGGATGGACTACTCCTCCAAGCTAATGAAGAACATTCGCTTTCCTCTCATGAGCCCACAGGAGCTTATAAACCACGTGCAGACAGTGGATTTCATGAGAACAGACAACACATGTGTCAACCTTTTACTGGAAGCCAGCAATTACCAAATGATGCCCTACATGCAGCCTGTCATGCAGTCAGAAAGAACTGCTATCCGATCTGATAACGCGCACTTGATAACTTTGGGGGGAGTTCTACGGCAGCAGTTGGTCGTTAGCAAAGAGCTGCGGTTGTTTGATGAAAAGGCACATGAGTGGAAATCATTGGCTCCCATGGATGCCCCACGGTACCAACACGGCATTGCAGTGATTGGCAACTTCCTGTATGTGGTTGGTGGACAGAGTAATTACGACACGAAAGGAAAGACTGCCGTGGACACTGTATTCCGATTTGACCCTCGCTATAACAAGTGGATGCAGGTGGCATCTCTCAATGAAAAGCGCACTTTCTTCCACCTAAGTGCCCTCAAAGGACATCTCTATGCAGTGGGTGGTAGGAATGCAGCAGGTGAATTGGGTAAGTGTTTGTCATGCATGTAGCCTAGATTTCTGATGGAGACTccagttgtttttttccccatttgtACTGCTTTGAAGGACTGCTAACAAAGTGTTTAAAATGCCTTTCAAAATTGATTTTATAGAGTACTGTACCAAGCCTTTTGAGTGTCAAACGGTTTAATATTTTTGATTACCTTACTACATTTTCTGCTATACATAGGAGGCTACACTGCTAAAAACTGTGTTTGCTGCATAAGCAGCAAAGCTGTCTATCGTGGCTAGAAAACTGTTGTACATATTGCTGTGCTAAGGGGGGTTATTTCACTGTAGCTGCAGTTAAGTCAAATGGTGCTACTGTAGCATGAAACCTGCTCTGGAATTGGCACATATGCTACCACATACTGTAAGCTGTGTCCAGTTAAATGGAGGTTGAAGATACTCCACGGTCATTCATTTAGAAACTGTACTTAATTTTAACAGTTTGTTATTTCCATTATTTAACACTTGTTTGCTGGTCAGTGGAAGCAGTCTGGTCTGTGTCGAGCATCTGCTggtatttactgtacatgtaattAATAGAACCACGCGATCGTGCTTAATGTACCTCACATATCCGTATCTATCCTCAGGAAACACATGGGTTTCCATTATTTGTCCATACTGAATAGCATACTTTTGACTGAATGTTTTGATTTTCTACTGTGACGCCTTCAATTTTCCAAAATAATAAACCTAGCTAGATTGTGTGCATTCCTCATATATACTGTAGGCTTGTAAAACCTAGTAAAAGTGTCAGGAGGAAGGATTTCTGGAATACCCTCGTTTCAGCCCACGAATACCCTCGTTTCAGCCCACGAATACCCTCGTTTCAGCCCACGAATACCCTCGTCTCAGCCCACGAATACCCTCGTCTCAGCCCACGAATACCCTCGTCTCAGCCCACGAATACCCTCGTCTCAGCCCACGAATACCCTCGTCTCAGCCCACGAATACCCTTGTTTCAAACCTATAGCTACATGACACCTTGCTTATTTATTAATCCAGACAGATCACCTGAGATGCACCCTCTCCTTTACAGTGATGCCTTGGCCCTGTTGACAGCGATTGGGGAATGTAGTGTTCGTTAGTGCCCACACAGTAGACAGGACCTCAAATTAGCATCTCATTCCAAGCACAGTCTATGTTGCACTGCACGGTGCAGCAGGCAATCAATTGCAACATTTAGACTAACAACAGTATACAGTGAAGGTAAACCCAGCTCACTGGCAGAGACATGAACCAGGTGTTGGCTACCCTTAGCTCTACTGTACATTGAGGGTGGAGAATGTGAAGAAAATAACAGCAGTAAGCAGTGCTCCTAGAGATGGTGGTTTTCAGAACCCAGGAAAAGAGTCGTATTTGTTTTATCTAAACCGTGGTATTGTTTTAATCTTCTGCTGTTTTTAGACCAATCAAGTACACCCCTCTGTGTTAAATGGCTGTCCTTTCAGAACCCCACCAATAAATTAGCAACCTGAAGCAGCAAAGCTGCACACCTGTGCTGGAATCTCCTGCTGTTCATGCATCTTGACAGCCTGCAGAGATCATGATCAGTGCACAGGAACACAATATTGAATCCAAATCTTTTTACAAATATGTGCAGTGCTCAGCTCTGTGGATTTACTGCTATGATCTGAAAGCACAATGAAGTGTCTATCCcagctttttaaatatatgtatattttaattaatcCACTTTAGTTTGACATCCGGTGTCATTGCAGGATTTAATTACAAGCCCCTATTCAGCTGGATTGATGTCCTACAAGCACAGCCGACAAACTGCTATTGGAAAAGTTGTAGAATAGGTGCTGTATTATGGGTAGCACATAAGCTGAAGAATTGCTTTGCAAAACATAAGCTATTGACATGCCTGCCTTTTAGAGGTGACCCGTTCTGCAGGGTGGATAGTTCATTCCTATTGGAAGGTTTAACTGGATTCTGTGATTTTTAGCTTCAGTTTTTAAGGATTACCAAAAAAAATTGTTCAGTATTAAATATATAAAGTTCCTGCCCACCACCGTGAAGGTCAGTGTTGGTTTATGAATGTTGTGTTGGAGGTCTGCTGGCCAGTGTATTGAGAAATATAAATAGGCCTCGTTGAGAAACCTAGTTCATAGAATCGTTGCATTAATATCCTGCATACCAGGGCGTTTTGGTTTCcaaattgatatttaaaaaagccagcatatgcattttaaacaatttctatttttacgcggtgatctgatttacgcagtgatctgattcaaactatccggtgatctgattcaaaaaggtatagacaatgtcgacccaggggacttttttgacctgaaaaatgaaacaaggaccaggggtcacaaatggagattagataaaggggcattcagaacagaaaataggaggcacttttttacacagagaattgtgagggtctagaaccaactccccagtaatgttgttgaagatgacaccccgggatccttcaagaagctgcttgatgagattctgggatcaataagctactaacaaccaaacgaatggctgaatggcctcctctcgtttgtaaactttcttatgttcttcttaataaaactaaagcaaagcAACACTGTCAAAATGCTTACATCGTTATGTACTATGGAATTGCTGCCAGGTGTGTTTTCAGGCTATCACAATGGCCCAGGCAAAAATAATGGGCTTTACTTGGggttaaattaacacagcacccctacacacattacaaaatgcagcaatatgcaagacatgcacattatttaacagaatggtgaagcaactcaccagaacgggaaacaccaaattgctatGCGACTTTTTTTCAGGAgttcaaacaatttccaactttttgtagtaagagaaacagcggtgcattttgctgtttgtttacatgccattttgtagggatgaggtgcactcgtggaaatcagaatacaaaacaattcaatgatataacggcggttctggaaagatttaataaaccaatcagtgtcccacAAGACACTCTTGTGACGACAAAGtcgtttttttacaaaacagtactgtttctgttgtgaacgaatcgctagcagtgccaagaaggtgttcttttaagcgaagttcctgttcttttgccggagcatttacaatgggaaaaatccatttcaccacaagggtgttcccttgggtgaagtgttctcttaggaggtgttcttaTATGCAGAAACTACTTTATTATATATTCTCTCAAAACCACTGTGCAGaaatattgcatttttgtttATCAGCTGAAAGGTTAGTaatagtttcaaaatgatcatccACCGGTACGCATGCGTGATTTCGATTGAGCAGATTTCCACTGTGactagggtgggtgaagcagCGTCTGGGGATTCTGCTTGTAGAGAGCTCCGCTcggagcgctctgtgctgctcatgaactttgctgttttcaactcgacataattgaatactaatcagtgaagcacattCTTTCTgcgttttttagaagtataaatgctgcggtaaacataaataatcacAATATTCATACTTTGACAGTTTTTGTGTTATGTATTAGGCACGGCTGCAGTTTAGTACATCCAAATTATTCTGTGTATCGTTTCTCGAGTCAaaaacttgcaaaagaaaaacaaaccaaaaaaaagtctACAGAAGGTGCAAAGTGGCAGAATtttacagagtccctttggacaCTTTTTTatattggctttaataaaaaaaaattatcattgttagttattataattttatcttgaggttaatgtttttgatgttgtaaacattttaaattgtacaCATAATGATGCTGAGATGGGAAGAAAATGATAAACATTTATAGTACAGACTATTATGGATTATTTATAACTTTGCCAAACAGAATACGTGTGTTTacgaagagattcccaaatactgtcttgattctgtgcatccaaagacctGTAATTAAACTTTTAAGAATTaggcctactgtttggtattctgtcgtAAACCAGCAGCTTGTCATATTAAATAAACCgggaaaaataaacatgttaatctgattattctgccttttattgcagcAGGGGGACCACTCAGTAGAGCAACACTATAATAGGGTACAGTTTCATAAAAAGGTTGCAAATCACTGATGTAGGCTATATAATGCAAGAGTTCAGGTGGGGTCCTATACCTGccacatgacacacacacagtgaacttGGCCTGTAGTGTTATGGCAGAAGACATTGGAGTGAAAGTGAAAATACTGTGGAAAACAAGAAGGGACTGTTTAATGCTTGGGTATTATTCCTTTAAGGTGTTTATGATTTCTATTTAGATTGTTGTGATTTGTATTACAATATTGCACTATTTTGTAGCATAGTGCCCCTCTAATAATTCAATCTAAAAGTGCTGTAGTTGAAAGATGCAGGTTTGTACATTACTGTCACTGTTTGTGCATGTTATTACATAAGAGTTTTCAGGGATTCAGGTAAGTGGTCTCAAGTGGTGCAGACTTCTTAATATACATTGATATCGTGCATGTGTTTTCATATCGATACTTAGAATTCTTCCAAAACACAACTGATTTATATTAACATAgcatatatttacatatgaaaagcagtaacttactttaacttaagcatgATTCGCGTAGGACTGaaaaccaggtgtcctcagagttggtcaaaagcagaggacgtctgGTACCCTCCCAGACAtggattagttttcatcaaggaaaatcagtaaattctaaatgaaatgcgatgttgtggccaaagaaggcacttttgtgcatgatttgtaaacaatgaaccggGTGTAAAGAACTAATTTTGTTGCGACTTATTTTCCAAAAGTTACCATTTCAtcctttgagtgatatgtattgcCATACAAATCTTCAAATGCACTGTACAAAGCGCTTTTTTAAGAGttgccaattatgttttgtattttcgcccgtCCCCAAATTGGTTATGCCCAATCATAGCGTTTTACTGAACTggagaatctcaggacagatttTACCAATGTTTTGAGGTGAATACCCcggaaatgctatatcaattgtAACACAACACTGACATGGTCAATTCCAACAGGAGTTAAAAGAAATAGGACGCTAGagtttgacattttttaaaaattatcttggataaaaagaaatggacagtTCGCACAAGAATACATTTCACCGATGTGGGTAAATTTGAACCCCCCTGTTtctgtggtgatttttagtcttGTGTGAATCAGGCTTTACTGTTTTATGTTGTGATTTTTAATCCAGTGTGAATCAGCTTTACTGTTTCTGTGGCGATTTTTAATCCAGTGTGAATCAGGCTTTACTGTTTCTGTGGTGATTTTTAATCCAGTGTAAATCAAGCTTTGCTGTTTCTGTGGTCATTTTTAGTCTTGTGTGAATCAGGCTTTACTTATGTTGTGATTTTTAGTCCAGTGTGAATCAGGCTTTACTGATCCTTTCCTTCATAATGTACCTAAATACAAATCAATGAGATAAAATGCTTCACTagtactttagtgtgtggtgtgtCTGTGCCTACGAGGCTGACAATGGTTgtatgtatagggtttattgTATCTCAGTATAAAATTAACTTAGTATTGTAGCGTTTCACAGGTGGCAGAAAACAGAGACGCTGGTTCCTTGTTCAAATCCTTTGTCTATTTCCGTGGACGCTCTCTCAGCACCCAGACCAGAGCCCACAGCTCTGACGACAACAAAGGATTCACATACAGGAACACAGCAACCATGGCAACCAGCACAACAACTCCCAGAACGGTGTTGCAGCCTTTTTATGGGCTTAGCTCGCCCCCttatgcaaattattatttatttcttagcagatgcccttatccagggcgacttacaattgttacaagacaccacattatttttacatactaattacctatttatacagtttttctctcttactggagcaatctagataaagtaccttgctcaagggtacagcagcagtgtcccccacctgggattgaacccatgaccctccggtcaagattccagagccctaaccactcctgtCCACACTATTGCTGCAAATAGATTACCAGGCTCCAGACACATCCGATTGGCCCTCAGCCGCACACcgggaccaatgggcacagactaACAACAAATAATGAGGCTACACAGATAACAACCAATGCGAACAGACCAGACAAACAAACAGCGGGTCACCTGGTACGG
This genomic stretch from Acipenser ruthenus chromosome 16, fAciRut3.2 maternal haplotype, whole genome shotgun sequence harbors:
- the LOC117412174 gene encoding kelch-like protein 13 isoform X6, with amino-acid sequence MVDHSVHRGGEMMSLGLHDRSLVEEDDPHMKVSLGGSDMGVSAHLQASKTGTTRFFTSNTHSSVVLQGFDQLRVEGLLCDVTLLPGDGEEAFPVHRAMMASASDYFKAMFTGGMKEQDLMCIKLHGVNRIGLKKIIDFIYTAKLSLNMENLQDTLEAASFLQILPVLDFCKVFLISGVTLDNCVEIGRIANTYNLTEVDKYVNNFILKNFLSLLSSGEFVKLPFDRLAFVLSSNSLKHCSELELFKAACHWLRYEDSRMDYSSKLMKNIRFPLMSPQELINHVQTVDFMRTDNTCVNLLLEASNYQMMPYMQPVMQSERTAIRSDNAHLITLGGVLRQQLVVSKELRLFDEKAHEWKSLAPMDAPRYQHGIAVIGNFLYVVGGQSNYDTKGKTAVDTVFRFDPRYNKWMQVASLNEKRTFFHLSALKGHLYAVGGRNAAGELATVECYNPRTNEWTYVAKMNEPHYGHAGTVYGGFMYISGGITHDTFQKELMCFDPDTDKWTQKAPMTTVRGLHCMCTVGDRLYVIGGNHFRGTSDYDDVLSCEYYSPSLDQWTPIAAMLRGQSDVGVAVFENKIYVVGGYSWNNRCMVEIVQKYDPEKDEWHKVFDLPESLGGIRACTLTVFPPEDDTGSPSRESPLSAP
- the LOC117412174 gene encoding kelch-like protein 13 isoform X9, translated to MKVSLGGSDMGVSAHLQASKTGTTRFFTSNTHSSVVLQGFDQLRVEGLLCDVTLLPGDGEEAFPVHRAMMASASDYFKAMFTGGMKEQDLMCIKLHGVNRIGLKKIIDFIYTAKLSLNMENLQDTLEAASFLQILPVLDFCKVFLISGVTLDNCVEIGRIANTYNLTEVDKYVNNFILKNFLSLLSSGEFVKLPFDRLAFVLSSNSLKHCSELELFKAACHWLRYEDSRMDYSSKLMKNIRFPLMSPQELINHVQTVDFMRTDNTCVNLLLEASNYQMMPYMQPVMQSERTAIRSDNAHLITLGGVLRQQLVVSKELRLFDEKAHEWKSLAPMDAPRYQHGIAVIGNFLYVVGGQSNYDTKGKTAVDTVFRFDPRYNKWMQVASLNEKRTFFHLSALKGHLYAVGGRNAAGELATVECYNPRTNEWTYVAKMNEPHYGHAGTVYGGFMYISGGITHDTFQKELMCFDPDTDKWTQKAPMTTVRGLHCMCTVGDRLYVIGGNHFRGTSDYDDVLSCEYYSPSLDQWTPIAAMLRGQSDVGVAVFENKIYVVGGYSWNNRCMVEIVQKYDPEKDEWHKVFDLPESLGGIRACTLTVFPPEDDTGSPSRESPLSAP
- the LOC117412174 gene encoding kelch-like protein 13 isoform X5, with the translated sequence MVDHSVHRGGEMMSLGLHDRYCAVSLVEEDDPHMKVSLGGSDMGVSAHLQASKTGTTRFFTSNTHSSVVLQGFDQLRVEGLLCDVTLLPGDGEEAFPVHRAMMASASDYFKAMFTGGMKEQDLMCIKLHGVNRIGLKKIIDFIYTAKLSLNMENLQDTLEAASFLQILPVLDFCKVFLISGVTLDNCVEIGRIANTYNLTEVDKYVNNFILKNFLSLLSSGEFVKLPFDRLAFVLSSNSLKHCSELELFKAACHWLRYEDSRMDYSSKLMKNIRFPLMSPQELINHVQTVDFMRTDNTCVNLLLEASNYQMMPYMQPVMQSERTAIRSDNAHLITLGGVLRQQLVVSKELRLFDEKAHEWKSLAPMDAPRYQHGIAVIGNFLYVVGGQSNYDTKGKTAVDTVFRFDPRYNKWMQVASLNEKRTFFHLSALKGHLYAVGGRNAAGELATVECYNPRTNEWTYVAKMNEPHYGHAGTVYGGFMYISGGITHDTFQKELMCFDPDTDKWTQKAPMTTVRGLHCMCTVGDRLYVIGGNHFRGTSDYDDVLSCEYYSPSLDQWTPIAAMLRGQSDVGVAVFENKIYVVGGYSWNNRCMVEIVQKYDPEKDEWHKVFDLPESLGGIRACTLTVFPPEDDTGSPSRESPLSAP